The following are encoded together in the Gasterosteus aculeatus chromosome 7, fGasAcu3.hap1.1, whole genome shotgun sequence genome:
- the thy1 gene encoding thy-1 membrane glycoprotein: MFFLATVLLFGFASAQKVIQLTYCSLDEHNLRMDCKYAVPPESPVPFCKYTNGERLFDTTDPDEEQHAPFKKRARVRIFPGNICRLLFKNLPNGKSNFTCNIKLADSGTASKTSVVEKKLLLPCSGWSVLLQSCSGLMLTLMTLPMLLEFHWL; encoded by the exons ATGTTCTTCCTTGCGACAGTTTTACTTTTTG GCTTTGCATCAGCGCAAAAGGTGATTCAGTTGACCTACTGCTCATTAGACGAGCACAACCTCAGGATGGATTGCAAATATGCGGTTCCCCCTGAGTCACCGGTACCGTTTTGCAAGTATACAAACGGGGAGCGGCTCTTTGACACCACCGACCCGGACGAGGAGCAGCACGCCCCCTTCAAGAAGCGCGCCAGAGTCCGCATCTTCCCCGGCAACATCTGCCGCCTGCTGTTTAAAAACCTGCCCAATGGCAAGTCCAACTTCACCTGCAACATCAAACTAGCCGACTCAGGCACGGCGTCTAAAACTTCAGTGGTTGAGAAAA AGCTCCTCCTCCCGTGCTCAGGGTGGAGTGTCCTATTACAGAGCTGCAGTGGCCTAATGCTGACCTTGATGACACTTCCCATGCTGCTGGAATTTCACTGGCTGTGA
- the f11r.1 gene encoding F11 receptor, tandem duplicate 1: protein MLVGWLVSVPLFFFAATGVSGFTVNTDNANVRVEENKGADLTCSYSADFGSNPRVEWKFKNQKGSQMYVFFDKQLTTPYADRVTMYGSNLRFSRVTREDTGVYSCEVSANSQFGEVKVTMTILVPPGEPVVRVPSSVTTGRAVTLTCHDPVGSPPSKYNWFKDGVLMPSDPSTIAAFKNATYKLNTEKGTLEFPAAVKMDSAQYSCEAFNGAGPAQRSKPFELRIQDLNTGGIVAGVIVALLLVVLLVFGIWYAKKKGYLPKKTESKPKSSVVYQPASSVYGGGGENNDGEFKQTSSFVV, encoded by the exons ATGCTCGTCGGCTGGTTGGTTTCGGTGCCTTTGTTCTTTTTCGCAGCGACGG GTGTAAGTGGCTTTACAGTCAACACCGACAATGCAAATGTGCGGGTGGAAGAGAATAAAG GGGCTGACCTTACATGCTCGTATTCGGCCGACTTTGGTTCCAACCCCCGAGTTGAGTGGAAATTTAAGAACCAGAAAGGTTCCCAGATGTATGTGTTCTTTGACAAGCAGCTAACAA CGCCATACGCCGACCGAGTGACTATGTACGGCAGTAATCTGAGATTCTCCAGAGTAACCCGTGAGGATACTGGCGTGTACTCCTGCGAGGTGTCGGCAAACAGCCAGTTTGGGGAAGTCAAAGTGACGATGACCATTCTGG TGCCACCAGGCGAGCCCGTGGTCAGGGTCCCCAGCTCGGTGACCACGGGCCGGGCCGTCACGCTCACTTGCCACGACCCCGTCGGCTCGCCTCCGTCCAAGTACAACTGGTTCAAAGATGGCGTCCTCATGCCTTCTGATCCCAGCACGATTGCTGCCTTCAAAAACGCAACCTACAAGCTGAACACTGAAAAAGGCACCCTG GAGTTTCCCGCTGCTGTCAAGATGGACTCTGCTCAGTACAGTTGCGAGGCTTTCAACGGCGCTGGGCCTGCTCAGCGCTCGAAACCCTTTGAATTGCGAATCC AGGACCTTAACACTGGAGGAATTGTCGCCGGGGTGATAGTGGCTCTGCTGCTCGTGGTCTTGCTGGTATTTGGAATTTGGTATGCCAAGAAGAAAGGCTATTTGCCCA AAAAGACCGAAAG CAAACCAAAGTCCAGCGTGGTCTACCAGCCGGCCTCCTCTGTgtatggtggtggtggtgagaaTAACGAT GGGGAATTCAAGCAGACGTCATCGTTCGTGGTATAG